A single Nicotiana tabacum cultivar K326 chromosome 5, ASM71507v2, whole genome shotgun sequence DNA region contains:
- the LOC107764594 gene encoding uncharacterized protein LOC107764594 isoform X1, with protein sequence MRIRKRFPPTSESDPQLNRPVVVQQLKREINPCPETTKNEYLPSDLPNLTISQPSDQPAVSKGKATSWVFFGGNSNQQKMKEKDVEAEDEKLLRENEKSFGSNDNDNNKQSFSTTPQLGSLFPQPSSSPDLADRRWCEGDKVIPFKKRRDSYNHTSNINTIEAKMKSKTNKKCPQENGQEEKEGENGLITEEGFGVNKKSKRGSVILEGSRCSRVNGRGWRCCQQTLVGYSLCEHHLGKGRLRSMTSVRNTTKKKQEEKEENPSSNDNMEDHYYGQDDKKKPLMKKMKKLGVVKARSLSSLLGQTDNLVAAFVVDNIKKE encoded by the exons ATGAGAATCAGGAAGCGTTTTCCTCCTACTTCAGAATCAGATCCCCAACTCAATAGGCCAGTAGTGGTGCAACAACTGAAACGTGAGATAAATCCTTGCCCAGAAACCACAAAGAACGAATATTTACCGTCTGATCTTCCAAATCTAACTATTTCACAGCCGTCTGATCAACCGGCGGTCTCTAAGGGCAAAGCAACGAGTTGGGTTTTCTTTGGTGGCAATAGTAATCAacagaaaatgaaagaaaaa GATGTAGAAGCTGAAGATGAGAAATTATTGAGGGAGAACGAGAAGAGTTTTGGTAGTAATGACAATGATAACAA TAAGCAAAGCTTTTCAACAACTCCACAACTAGGTTCTTTATTTCCACAGCCATCATCTTCACCTGATCTAG CAGATAGGAGATGGTGTGAAGGAGATAAAGTAATTCCATTCAAAAAGAGAAGAGACAGCTACAACCACACAAGCAATATTAACACAATAGAGGCCAAGATGAAGTCAAAGACTAACAAGAAATGCCCACAAGAAAATGGTCAAGAGGAGAAAGAGGGGGAAAATGGACTAATTACTGAAGAGGGTTTTGGTGTAAATAAGAAGAGCAAAAGAGGGAGTGTTATATTAGAGGGATCAAGGTGCAGTCGTGTAAATGGGAGAGGATGGAGGTGTTGTCAACAAACCCTTGTGGGTTATTCATTGTGTGAACATCATTTGGGAAAAGGAAGACTTAGAAGCATGACTAGTGTTCGAAATACAACGAAgaagaaacaagaagaaaaagaggagaatCCTTCGTCAAATGATAATATGGAAGATCATTATTATGGTCAAGATGATAAGAAAAAGCCATtaatgaagaagatgaaaaagcTCGGAGTGGTGAAAGCTAGATCTTTAAGCAGTCTACTTGGTCAAACAGACAATTTAGTTGCAGCATTTGTAGTTGATAATATTAAGAAAGAGTAG
- the LOC107764594 gene encoding uncharacterized protein LOC107764594 isoform X2, which translates to MRIRKRFPPTSESDPQLNRPVVVQQLKREINPCPETTKNEYLPSDLPNLTISQPSDQPAVSKGKATSWVFFGGNSNQQKMKEKDVEAEDEKLLRENEKSFGSNDNDNNKQSFSTTPQLGSLFPQPSSSPDLDRRWCEGDKVIPFKKRRDSYNHTSNINTIEAKMKSKTNKKCPQENGQEEKEGENGLITEEGFGVNKKSKRGSVILEGSRCSRVNGRGWRCCQQTLVGYSLCEHHLGKGRLRSMTSVRNTTKKKQEEKEENPSSNDNMEDHYYGQDDKKKPLMKKMKKLGVVKARSLSSLLGQTDNLVAAFVVDNIKKE; encoded by the exons ATGAGAATCAGGAAGCGTTTTCCTCCTACTTCAGAATCAGATCCCCAACTCAATAGGCCAGTAGTGGTGCAACAACTGAAACGTGAGATAAATCCTTGCCCAGAAACCACAAAGAACGAATATTTACCGTCTGATCTTCCAAATCTAACTATTTCACAGCCGTCTGATCAACCGGCGGTCTCTAAGGGCAAAGCAACGAGTTGGGTTTTCTTTGGTGGCAATAGTAATCAacagaaaatgaaagaaaaa GATGTAGAAGCTGAAGATGAGAAATTATTGAGGGAGAACGAGAAGAGTTTTGGTAGTAATGACAATGATAACAA TAAGCAAAGCTTTTCAACAACTCCACAACTAGGTTCTTTATTTCCACAGCCATCATCTTCACCTGATCTAG ATAGGAGATGGTGTGAAGGAGATAAAGTAATTCCATTCAAAAAGAGAAGAGACAGCTACAACCACACAAGCAATATTAACACAATAGAGGCCAAGATGAAGTCAAAGACTAACAAGAAATGCCCACAAGAAAATGGTCAAGAGGAGAAAGAGGGGGAAAATGGACTAATTACTGAAGAGGGTTTTGGTGTAAATAAGAAGAGCAAAAGAGGGAGTGTTATATTAGAGGGATCAAGGTGCAGTCGTGTAAATGGGAGAGGATGGAGGTGTTGTCAACAAACCCTTGTGGGTTATTCATTGTGTGAACATCATTTGGGAAAAGGAAGACTTAGAAGCATGACTAGTGTTCGAAATACAACGAAgaagaaacaagaagaaaaagaggagaatCCTTCGTCAAATGATAATATGGAAGATCATTATTATGGTCAAGATGATAAGAAAAAGCCATtaatgaagaagatgaaaaagcTCGGAGTGGTGAAAGCTAGATCTTTAAGCAGTCTACTTGGTCAAACAGACAATTTAGTTGCAGCATTTGTAGTTGATAATATTAAGAAAGAGTAG